Genomic segment of Streptomyces sp. NBC_01210:
GCGCCTGTCCCAGCTGACCTGACCGGAAGGCAGAAGACCACCGCCATGAGCATCCTCGTACTCCACAAGAAGAACCTCAGCCGCCGCCGCCATCTCGCCAGGGCCCAGCAGTATGCCCACGAGCACGGTGAGCGTCTGCTGCTGGTGATGAAGGACCCCGAGTGGGAGGCGGAGTACGTCGACCGGGTCGTCATCGCCGACACCAGCAGCATCGACGAGACGCTGGCGGCGGTGAAGGCCCTCGCGGCCGAGGAGAGCGAGGCGTTCTCCGCGGTGGTCACCTTCGCCGAGGCGCCCGTGCCCTCGGCCGCCCTGGTGGCGGCCGAGTTCGGGCTGGTCTCGGTGAGCGAGCAGACCGCGCGGCTGGCCCGCGACAAATGGGTCATGCGCGAGGCGTTCGCGGCCGGCGGCGTACCGCAGCCCCGCTACGGCATCGCGCACTCCCTCGACGAGGCCCGCGAGATCGCCCGCCACACCGGCTTCCCCCTGGTGATGAAGCCGGTGCTGGGCACCGGCAGCATGTTCGTACGCAGCGTCGACAACCAGGACGAGCTCGACGAGCACTTCGAGTTCTTCCTCAAGGGCGCCTGGGACGGCTTCACCTACGACCCGCTGCACAGCGCCGCGCACCAGGAGTACGAAGGCGGCCTGCTGCTGGAGGAGTTCGTACCCGGCGCCGAGATATGCGTCGAGTCGCTCGTCCACGACGGCACCACCCGCACCCTCGCCATCCACGACAAGCCGCTGCCCACCGGGCCCACCTTCGAAGAGGTGTACGCCTGCACCCCGACCCGGCTCCCGGAAGCGACAGTGCGGGCCGTCGAGGAGGCCACCGTGGCCGTACACCACGCGCTGGGCATCACCACCGGCGCCACCCATGTGGAGTTCCGGCTGCGCGGTGACGCCGAACCGGTGGTGCTGGAGGCCGCGGCCCGGATGGGCGGCGGCCCCATCTACCGATCCGTCCTGCTCTCCACCGGCGTCGACATGGTCGAGGCGGTGCTGGACCTCGCGCGGGGGCGGGCGCCGCGTATCGAGCCCAAGGAGCGGGCCACCCCGGTCGGCTTCTGGAACATCTTCCCCGACAGGGCGGGCACGTTCACCGGCGCCGTCGGCCTCGATGAGGTGAGTGCCGACCCGCGCGTCGACGAGGTGCAGATCTACAAGACGCCGGGCGACCAGCTGCTCGTACCGCCGCAGACCTTCCAGGGCCACGGCCACCTCATCTTCACCGTGGACACCGAGGACGAACTCGACCCGGCCTTCCGGGAGATGACCGCCACCCTTCGACTGGAGACCGAATGACCAGCCCCACCAGCACCAGGCGCCGAATCGCCGTCGTCGGCGGGCACTCCCACTCGGTGATGTCGGCGAAGGATCTCGACCTCGACGTGGTGCTGGTCCATATGCCCGGCATGTACGAGGAGATGCTGCAGGACCACTGCGAGCGCATCGTCCACGCCGACCTGTCCGACGCCGACGCGCTGCTGGACGTACTGCGCCCCCTGCACGAGGAGCGCCCCTTCGAGCGGGTGCTCACCACCAGCGAGGCCGGGGCCGTCCCCACCGCCGTCGTCGTCGAGGAACTCGGTCTGCCCGGCAACAGCGTGGCCGCCGTACGCGCCCTGTACGACAAGGTGCTCACCCGCGAGGCGCTCGCCCGGGCCGGCGTCAGCCCGGTCCGGTACCAGGTAGTCGAGAGCGCGGAGTCCCTCACCGCGTTCCTGGACACCATCGGCGGCCGGATCGTCGTCAAGCCCGTCGACGGCACCGCCAGCGCCGATGTACACATCCTGGACGACAAGGAGGCGGCGACGGCTGCCTGGGACGCGCTCAGCGCCGCCGGCTACCCCAGGGCGCTCGCCGAGGAGTTCCTGGACGGCCCGGTCATCAGCGTCGAGGCGTTCTCCTTCGGCGGCCGCCATCTGCCGGTCGCCCTGATGACCTCGGTGCTGGACGAATACCTGGTGGAAATGGAGCACTCCATCCCCGGGGCGTACGGCGCCGAGTGGACCGGCGAGCTGCACGCGCAGACCGTCGCCCTGCTCAACGAGGTCGGTCTCCAGGAAGGCCCCACCCACACCGAGTTCATCCTCACCCCGGACGGCCCGCGCATGCTGGAGTCCCACAGCCGCATGGGCGGCGGCGGCACCCCCTCCATCCTGCGGCGCGCCTACGGACTGGACTTCTCCCGGATGTTCCTGTCCGTCCCGCTCTCCATCGAGGAACTGCCCGAGCACGCGCCCCAGGCGGTGGGCGCCGGCCACATCCGCTTCTTCGCGCCCGAGCCCGGCGTGATCACCGGCTTCGACGGGATCGAGCGGCTGACGGAGTCCGGCATCGAGGTGCGGCAGGCGCCGGTCGGTACGAAGCTGCCCGGAGTGCCGGGGCTGGTGGAGCTCTCCGGCGCCGACACAGGGGTGCTGCTGCAGATGAACGTGGGCGACACCGTGCCCGCGATCCGGGCCGGCTGGGACCGGGCCATGGGATACGTCATCGCCACCGGCCAGGACACGCCGGACGCCGCGCGCCGCTGCGCCGAGGTCGACGAGATCCTCCGCTTCCACACCGCCCCGGCCGCGGACGGAGCGCGGGACGCCTGATGACCACACCGAGGAAGACCGGCAGCGACGACGCGGAGACAGCCGACAGCAAGGACACGGCTGCCGCCGACAGCGCGGACGCGGAAGCCCCCGACAGCACGGAGACCGTGCCGCTCCTGCGCGACCACGACTTCCGGATGCTGTTCGCGGCGGCCGTGGTCAGCAAGGTCGGCACGCACATCGGCTACATCGCCCTGCCCCTGGTGGCCATCGAGGCACTCGACGCGTCACCGGGCCAGGTCGGCCTGCTCGGCATGCTGTCCACCGTCGCCTTCCTCCTCATCGGGCTGCCGGCCGGGGCCTGGGTGGACCGGATGCGCTACCGCCGGGTCATGATCGTCACCGACCTGGTGCGTACCGCGCTGCTCGCCTCCGTGCCCGCCGCCGCCTGGCTGGACCTGCTCACCATCGAGCAGCTCTACGCGGTGGTGCTGCTGTCCGGCTGCGCCACCGTCTTCTTCGACGTCGGGGCCCAGAGCTATCTACCCCACCTCGTCGGCCGGGACCGGCTGGTCCGGGCGAACGCGCAGCTGGGCGCCTGGGACGCGGCACTCCAGGTGGGCGGCAGGGGCGGCGGCGGCTTCCTCGTGGGGGCGCTCACCGCCCCGGTCGCGGTGCTCGCCAACGCGTTCGGCTTCCTGTGGTCCGCGCTCTGCCTGACCCGGATCCGCAAGCGACGGGACAAGCCGTCCCACATACGGAAAAACCTCGCCTCAGAGATCGGGGAAGGCGTCCGGTTCGTCTTCGGCCATGTCGTACTGCGGCCCGTCGCACTGGCCGGGGCCTGCACCAATCTCTCCGTCTTCGCCATCACCACAATGATCCCGGTGCTGTTCCGCGACGAACTGGACCTCTCGGTGTGGACCGTCGGCCTCTTTCTCTCCGTCGGCGGCGTCGGCGTCTTCCTGGGCGCGCTCGCGGCCCGCCGGGTGGGAGAGCGCCTCGGCGCCGGCCGGGCGCCCTGGATCCTCGGTCTGTCCACCGCCCCCTTCGCGCTGGCCGTACCGCTGGTGGTGGACCGTGGCGCGTGGCTCTGGCTCACGGCCGGCTGCTGGCTGCTGGTCACCATCCGCATGGGCGTCGACAACGTGCTGATGGTCAGCTTCCGCCAGCGCGTCACCCCGGACGCGCTGCTGGGCCGGATGAACGCCACCATGCGCTTCCTGTTCACCGGGGCGCTGGCGATCGGCGCGGCGCTCGCCGCGCTCATTGGCGAGTACGTCTCCGTACGTGCGGCCCTGGGGACCGGGGCCGTGGGCCTGGCCGTCGCCTGGCTGCCGGTGTTCCTCTCCCCGCTGCGCACAATGCGCGAACTGCCCTCCGAATAGACCGCACCGCACCGCATCAGCACCGCACTCCACCCAGACCGCCCAAGCCCGAAGGGGGGACGTGTCATGTCCGAGCGCGTCACCGAGACCTACAACCAGCAGTGCCTGAACGGGAAGACCGGACTGCTCCACGCGATGGCCCGCGCCGAGTTCCCGCCGCTGTTCCACGAGTCCTGCGGCCACCGGCTGCTGCCCCGGCCGTTCTTCATCGACGAGCCGCAGATGCGCGGCTTCGCCGCCGACATACGGTCGGTCTTCGACCTTCTCACCCAGCTCCCGGACCGCCTCTTCGGCGGCGACCTCGACGCGTACTGCAAGGCCCTGGGAATACCGGAGCGGCAGGCCGCCCTGATGTGCCGCTTCTCGGGCGGCGAGCCCGTCCCGTACGGCCGCGCCGACATCTACCACGACGGCACCTCCTTCAAGCTGCTGGAGTTCAACGTCGGCAGCGAGCTCGGCGGAGCCGACCGGGCAGAGATCCAGCGGGCACTCCTCGACGTCCCGGACTTCCGGGACTTCGCCGAGGAACAGCGGCTGACCTACGTACACACCGGCGAGCGGATCGCCGCCGCCCTGCGCACCGCCGCAGCCCCGCTGACCGGCGGAGCGGACCCCGTGGTCGCGCTCGTCGAAGGGGACGGCGGCCTCGCCCCGTACCTGCATCTGGTCCGCTCCTTCCAGGAAATGATGCAGCGCCTGGGGATCGACCTGCGGGTCGGCGAGGTCAGCCAGATCCGTGAGCAGGACGGCCGACTGCTCCTCGACGGCACACCCGTCGATGTGGTGCTGCGCTACTTCTCCGCAGCCCAGACCGTCCGGACCCCCGGCGGCGAGGAGGCGATCGAGCCGATCCTGCGCGCCCACGAGGAGGGCCGGGTGGTGCTGTTCACCACCTTCCAGAGCTCTCTGTACGCCAACAAGGGCTGCCTCGCGCTGCTGTCAGACGAACGCGGCCGGGAGGCATTCACCGCCGCGGAGCAGGACCTGGTCGACCGGGTGCTGCCCTGGACCCGGGAGCTGACCCCCGCGCTGGTCGAGCACTGCCGCGAGCACCGGGAGCAGCTGATCGTCAAACCCCGTGCGGACTTCGCCGGCTCCGGCATTCACGTCGGCTGGGAGCTCACCGACCCCGAATGGCGTCAGGTACTCGACGAGACCGCGGGCCGCGGTTTCATCGCCCAGGAGCGAGTGGTGCCGCGGCGCGAGCCCGTGGTCTCCCCCGAGACCGGCCGCACCGAGGACTGGATGGCCGCCTGGGACGTGTTTCTGACTCCCGACGGATACGCGGGCTCACACATCCGCGCCCTGCCGTACGGAGAGGGAGCCGTGGTGGGGATGGGAGCGAACCCCGCCTGCCGGACCAGCGGCCCGTTCCTCGTGCCGGCGTGATCCCGTTCGTCCCCGGCCGCCCGCGCGTCCCGCGAGCCCTTGTGCACCGCCGGGCGCATACATCACCCATGCCGCCACGCAACTCCGGACGCGGCCGGCTCCGGTCACTGCCGGGCTCGGCTCAACCGCGCCTTGCCATTTCATAAGGCGTCATTGGACCGTCCGGGTGGTGTTCATCCGAAGAACTGCACAGCGGCGGCGTCGCTCCCCCACTTCTCGAGATGCGTACACATCATGAGAAAGGTATGTAGATCGCTCAACCCGAAAGCGAGGGGTCATGGCCGCCTTCAAGGTCAGGAATCTGTGGACCGCATTCATTGCCGCGTTCTTTGCGCTGCTTGCCTCGATGGGGCTGACCACCGCGGCCACCGCCGCGCAGCGGGCCGCCCTGCAGACGCCGGACCAGCCGGCCCTGCCGAGTCTGCCGAAGCAGGTGCCCGCACGAGCCCTCCGGGCGACATTGCCGGCGCCGAACACGCGATGGAGCCCCACGGCACGCGACAGGTCGCTGCCGCCCACGATCAAGCAGCGCATTCGCGCCGAAGCCCATGGCTCCTCGCCCGTCACACGGCATCTGCAAGCGATCGACGCCGACAGTGCCTACGGCTCACTGAGCTTCGCCCCCGCACCACGGTCCGCATCAGGGTCTGCATCCGCACCCGCCTCCAGGTCCGTCCCCGCCCCCGTCGCAGAACCGAGGTCCGTCCCCGCCCCCGTCGCGGAACCGGCGCTCGCCGCGGCATGAGGCGCCGGGAGCACGCACGTCTCCCGGCGCCACAGGCCACAAGGGCGGTACCCGGTCAGGGGCGATCGTCGCGATCCGAACCCTCCGCCTCATCCTGCTTCGCCTGCACCTCAGGGTCGAGATCATCCTGTCCACTGCCGTCGACGGACGCCAGCGGGGCACGGTCGGAGACCTCCGTGGCAGCGGGCGGTTCCACCAGCCAATCGGGATTGGCCTGCTTGTCCCACCACTTCCAGGCAGCGAAAACTCCGCCGACCACCGCGCCGATGATGGCGACACCCTTGGCGAGGCGTCCGGCCTTGGACCGCCGTTCGTGCTTCCTCACCAGTTTCTGAATCTCCTTCGGCGTCACCTGCCCGCGCAGTGCGGCCAGCGCGGCAGCCGAGCGGGCCGCAGCCTCTTCCCGTACGGGCTGAGCGACCGCCACCGCGTGCTCGACACGCGGAACGGTGTAGTCCGCCGCCTGACGAGCGGCCTTCCGGGCCTTGGTCGCGGCTCGGTGCGCGGCCTTGTCCACTTTCGGTGGCACATGCGGCGCGACACGTACGTAGTACTGAACACGGGCCTGATCAGCGGCCTTCGAGACTTTGGGCGCGAGCCGCGCGCCGGCCTCCTGCGCATAATGCGCGGCGTGCTCCTTGGCCGTCCCGGCGTAGGGCGCCACCACTTCCGCGGCGTGCTGCACGCTCTCCTTCGCCGTACCGGTCGCGGCGCGCACGCTGTCCATGCGGGTCACGGGATCCTCCTCATCGGTGGCGTTCTGGGGTCTGGGGTTTATCCCCAGTTCGGCACAGTTTCGCCTTTCCACCCGTTTGAAAATCATGCCTGTTGAGTGCCGCCCCGGCATGTGGGGCGGGCATCCGGGTCATGTCGGGAGCTTGTGGACGACAATGCCACGGTTCGCCTCACAACGCGCCGCTCCGGCGGCGACTCGGCGGCTTTTATCCGTAGGCGTCTCTCGCGTGCGAGGATCGTTGGACGTCAGAGAAGACTTACGGAAGGCAGATCGTGGCCGAGCAGCTCTACGCCACCTTGAAGACCAACCAAGGCGACATCGAGATCCGGCTTCTGCCGAACCACGCGCCCAAGACGGTCAAGAACTTTGTCGAACTCGCCCAGGGCGAGCGTGAGTGGACCCACCCGGCGACCGGCAAGAAGTCCACGGCCAAGCTGTACGACGGTACGGTCTTCCACCGTGTGATCAGCGGCTTCATGATCCAGGCCGGTGACCCGCTGGGCAACGGCACCGGCGGCCCGGGCTACGAGTTCCAGGACGAGTTCCACCCCGACCTCGCCTTCGACAAGCCGTACCTGCTCGCCATGGCCAACGCCGGCCCTGCCACCAACGGCTCGCAGTTCTTCATCACCGTGTCGCCCACCGCCTGGCTGACCCGCAAGCACACCATCTTCGGTGAGGTCAGCAACGACGCGGGCAAGAAAGTCGTGGACGCCATCGCCGGCGCCCAGACCAACCCGCGCACCGACCGCCCGCTCAACGACGTCGTGATCGAGTCGGTCGTCGTCGAGACCCGCCAGGGCTGATCACCGGGGCTTGGTCCCCGGGTGCGATCCCAGGCGGTGTCCCGGGCTCGGTTCTGCGCTGATCCTGTGTGTGAACCCGTGCCCGGCCCCCGGGGGGAACCAATTCGCCCCGTCCGTCCGTAAGGATGGACGGGGCGGTGTGTTGAGCTAGGGAGATTGAGGGGACCTCATGGACCAGGCGCCAGGCAGTCCACAGGAGCCGCAGGAGCCACAGGCCGAACACGGCCTGCCGAGCTGCTACCGCCATCCGGGCCGCGAGACCGGTATCCGCTGCACCCGCTGCGAGCGGCCGATCTGCACGGACTGCATGGTCAGCGCCTCGGTCGGATTCCAGTGTCCCGAATGCATCCGTACCGGATCCGGTACGGGACACGGCCCGACGGCCAACCAGCCGCGCACGCTCGCCGGCGGTGCGGTGGCGGCCCACCCCCACCTCGTCACCAAGATCCTGCTGGTCATCAATATCGCCGTGTTCATCGCCGCGGCGGCCAGCGACCGCGTGGTCAACGAGCTGGCTCTGATCGCACAGTGGCCGCCGGCGCCGTTCGTCCCGGTGGACGGTGTCGCCGAGGGCCAGTGGTACCGGCTCTTCACCTCGATGTTCCTGCACCAGCAGGTGTGGCACATCGCCTTCAACATGCTGGGCCTGTGGTGGCTCGGCGGCCCTCTGGAGCAGGCGCTGGGCCGGGTCCGCTATCTCGCGCTCTACCTGCTCTCCGGACTGGCCGGCAGCGCCTTCACC
This window contains:
- a CDS encoding DUF6344 domain-containing protein, which encodes MAAFKVRNLWTAFIAAFFALLASMGLTTAATAAQRAALQTPDQPALPSLPKQVPARALRATLPAPNTRWSPTARDRSLPPTIKQRIRAEAHGSSPVTRHLQAIDADSAYGSLSFAPAPRSASGSASAPASRSVPAPVAEPRSVPAPVAEPALAAA
- a CDS encoding ATP-grasp domain-containing protein; amino-acid sequence: MTSPTSTRRRIAVVGGHSHSVMSAKDLDLDVVLVHMPGMYEEMLQDHCERIVHADLSDADALLDVLRPLHEERPFERVLTTSEAGAVPTAVVVEELGLPGNSVAAVRALYDKVLTREALARAGVSPVRYQVVESAESLTAFLDTIGGRIVVKPVDGTASADVHILDDKEAATAAWDALSAAGYPRALAEEFLDGPVISVEAFSFGGRHLPVALMTSVLDEYLVEMEHSIPGAYGAEWTGELHAQTVALLNEVGLQEGPTHTEFILTPDGPRMLESHSRMGGGGTPSILRRAYGLDFSRMFLSVPLSIEELPEHAPQAVGAGHIRFFAPEPGVITGFDGIERLTESGIEVRQAPVGTKLPGVPGLVELSGADTGVLLQMNVGDTVPAIRAGWDRAMGYVIATGQDTPDAARRCAEVDEILRFHTAPAADGARDA
- a CDS encoding peptidylprolyl isomerase, yielding MAEQLYATLKTNQGDIEIRLLPNHAPKTVKNFVELAQGEREWTHPATGKKSTAKLYDGTVFHRVISGFMIQAGDPLGNGTGGPGYEFQDEFHPDLAFDKPYLLAMANAGPATNGSQFFITVSPTAWLTRKHTIFGEVSNDAGKKVVDAIAGAQTNPRTDRPLNDVVIESVVVETRQG
- a CDS encoding rhomboid family intramembrane serine protease, producing MDQAPGSPQEPQEPQAEHGLPSCYRHPGRETGIRCTRCERPICTDCMVSASVGFQCPECIRTGSGTGHGPTANQPRTLAGGAVAAHPHLVTKILLVINIAVFIAAAASDRVVNELALIAQWPPAPFVPVDGVAEGQWYRLFTSMFLHQQVWHIAFNMLGLWWLGGPLEQALGRVRYLALYLLSGLAGSAFTYLIASPNQASLGASGAIFGLLGATAVLMRRLNYDMRPVIALLALNLLFTFTWSGIAWEAHVGGLIAGIAIAFGLVHAPREHRNLVQFGSCAAVFLAIAVTVLLRTASLT
- a CDS encoding ATP-grasp domain-containing protein, which codes for MSILVLHKKNLSRRRHLARAQQYAHEHGERLLLVMKDPEWEAEYVDRVVIADTSSIDETLAAVKALAAEESEAFSAVVTFAEAPVPSAALVAAEFGLVSVSEQTARLARDKWVMREAFAAGGVPQPRYGIAHSLDEAREIARHTGFPLVMKPVLGTGSMFVRSVDNQDELDEHFEFFLKGAWDGFTYDPLHSAAHQEYEGGLLLEEFVPGAEICVESLVHDGTTRTLAIHDKPLPTGPTFEEVYACTPTRLPEATVRAVEEATVAVHHALGITTGATHVEFRLRGDAEPVVLEAAARMGGGPIYRSVLLSTGVDMVEAVLDLARGRAPRIEPKERATPVGFWNIFPDRAGTFTGAVGLDEVSADPRVDEVQIYKTPGDQLLVPPQTFQGHGHLIFTVDTEDELDPAFREMTATLRLETE
- a CDS encoding DUF5324 family protein, with amino-acid sequence MTRMDSVRAATGTAKESVQHAAEVVAPYAGTAKEHAAHYAQEAGARLAPKVSKAADQARVQYYVRVAPHVPPKVDKAAHRAATKARKAARQAADYTVPRVEHAVAVAQPVREEAAARSAAALAALRGQVTPKEIQKLVRKHERRSKAGRLAKGVAIIGAVVGGVFAAWKWWDKQANPDWLVEPPAATEVSDRAPLASVDGSGQDDLDPEVQAKQDEAEGSDRDDRP
- a CDS encoding MFS transporter produces the protein MTTPRKTGSDDAETADSKDTAAADSADAEAPDSTETVPLLRDHDFRMLFAAAVVSKVGTHIGYIALPLVAIEALDASPGQVGLLGMLSTVAFLLIGLPAGAWVDRMRYRRVMIVTDLVRTALLASVPAAAWLDLLTIEQLYAVVLLSGCATVFFDVGAQSYLPHLVGRDRLVRANAQLGAWDAALQVGGRGGGGFLVGALTAPVAVLANAFGFLWSALCLTRIRKRRDKPSHIRKNLASEIGEGVRFVFGHVVLRPVALAGACTNLSVFAITTMIPVLFRDELDLSVWTVGLFLSVGGVGVFLGALAARRVGERLGAGRAPWILGLSTAPFALAVPLVVDRGAWLWLTAGCWLLVTIRMGVDNVLMVSFRQRVTPDALLGRMNATMRFLFTGALAIGAALAALIGEYVSVRAALGTGAVGLAVAWLPVFLSPLRTMRELPSE